One Malus domestica chromosome 11, GDT2T_hap1 genomic region harbors:
- the LOC103447761 gene encoding large ribosomal subunit protein uL29: MARIKVHELRHKTKADLLAQLKDLKAELALLRVAKVTGGAPNKLSKIKVVRLSIAQVLTVMSQKQKAALREVYRNKKLLPLDLRPKKTRAIRRRLTKHQASLKTEREKKKEMYYPSRKYAIKA, from the exons ATGG CGAGGATTAAGGTCCATGAACTTAGGCACAAAACCAAGGCAGATCTTTTGGCTCAGCTGAAGGATCTGAAGGCAGAGCTCGCTCTTCTCCGGGTCGCCAAGGTCACCGGTGGAGCCCCCAACAAACTCTCCAAAAt CAAGGTGGTGAGGCTTTCGATCGCTCAGGTGTTGACAGTGATGTCCCAGAAGCAAAAGGCGGCTCTTAGAGAAGTCTACAGGAACAAGAAGCTCCTTCCCCTCGATTTGCGTCCCAAGAAGACCAGGGCCATCAGGAGGCGTCTCACCAAGCACCAG GCATCTTTGAAGACAGAaagggagaagaaaaaggagatgtACTACCCATCGAGGAAGTACGCAATCAAGGCATGA